In bacterium YEK0313, one genomic interval encodes:
- the fabG_22 gene encoding 3-oxoacyl-[acyl-carrier-protein] reductase FabG, with product MELEGKVALVAGATRGAGRGIAVELGAAGATVYVTGRSTRGNPSEYARAETIEETAALVTAAGGKGMAVRVDHLVSAEVAALVARIRREAGRLDILVNDIWGGEKLFEWNKPVWDHDLDNGLRLLRLGIDTHLITAHHALPLLIEQPGGLLVEVTDGTADYNRDHYRLSPFYDLAKVAVNRMAWAHAKDLAGHGATAVSLTPGWLRSEMMLEAFGVTEETWREATAKVPHFVISETPRFVGRAVAALAADPDRARWNGQSLSSGGLAQVYGFTDLDGSRPDAWRYLVEVEETGRAADATGYR from the coding sequence ATGGAGCTGGAAGGAAAGGTGGCGCTGGTCGCCGGCGCCACGCGCGGCGCCGGCCGCGGCATCGCGGTCGAGCTCGGCGCGGCCGGGGCGACCGTCTATGTCACCGGCCGGTCGACGCGCGGCAACCCGTCCGAATATGCCCGCGCCGAGACGATCGAGGAGACGGCCGCGCTCGTCACGGCCGCCGGCGGCAAGGGCATGGCGGTCCGCGTCGATCACCTCGTCAGCGCGGAGGTCGCGGCGCTGGTGGCGCGCATCCGCCGCGAAGCGGGCCGGCTCGATATTCTGGTCAACGACATCTGGGGCGGCGAAAAGCTGTTCGAATGGAACAAGCCGGTCTGGGACCACGATCTCGACAATGGCCTGCGCCTCTTGCGGCTCGGCATCGATACGCATCTGATCACCGCCCATCACGCGCTGCCTCTGCTGATCGAGCAGCCCGGCGGGCTGCTCGTCGAGGTGACCGACGGCACGGCCGACTACAACCGCGACCACTATCGGCTGTCGCCCTTCTATGACCTTGCCAAGGTCGCCGTGAACCGCATGGCCTGGGCTCATGCCAAGGACCTTGCCGGCCATGGCGCGACCGCCGTCTCGCTGACGCCCGGCTGGCTGAGGTCGGAAATGATGCTGGAGGCCTTCGGCGTCACCGAGGAGACCTGGCGCGAGGCGACGGCGAAAGTGCCGCATTTCGTCATCTCGGAGACGCCGCGCTTCGTCGGGCGCGCGGTCGCGGCGCTGGCCGCCGATCCCGACCGCGCGCGCTGGAACGGCCAGTCGCTGTCGAGCGGCGGCCTCGCCCAGGTCTATGGTTTCACCGATCTCGACGGCTCGCGTCCGGATGCCTGGCGCTATCTGGTCGAGGTCGAAGAAACCGGCAGGGCCGCCGATGCGACGGGCTACCGGTAG
- a CDS encoding Bacterial regulatory proteins, tetR family — MDVKLPRPKTLPDSDVLEAALKLIHAGGPEALTFAALAKASGLSAATLVQRFGSKDELKRRALHAAWDHLDARTARLGATLPRSPEGAIAMLVALSADYGGIDAYAEGLLVLREDFRDPGLRARGAAWKAALAAALEARFACEASAPSGIGLMMASQWQGSLLWWAFEPDTDVTTAVEDGLRRFAAAFASPSPAAPADRLSGGGAPRPASRRRRA, encoded by the coding sequence ATGGATGTCAAGTTGCCCCGCCCCAAGACGCTTCCCGACAGCGACGTGCTGGAGGCCGCGCTGAAGCTGATCCACGCCGGCGGTCCGGAAGCGCTGACCTTCGCCGCGCTCGCCAAGGCCTCGGGCCTGTCGGCGGCGACCCTGGTGCAGCGTTTCGGCAGCAAGGACGAGCTGAAGCGCCGCGCGCTTCACGCGGCCTGGGATCACCTCGACGCCCGGACGGCTCGTCTCGGCGCCACCCTGCCACGCAGCCCTGAGGGGGCCATTGCCATGCTGGTGGCGCTGTCCGCCGACTATGGCGGCATCGACGCCTATGCCGAGGGGCTGCTGGTGCTGCGCGAGGATTTCCGCGACCCGGGGCTGCGCGCGCGCGGCGCTGCCTGGAAGGCGGCTCTCGCGGCCGCGCTGGAGGCCCGTTTCGCATGCGAGGCCTCGGCACCTTCGGGCATCGGCCTGATGATGGCCTCGCAATGGCAGGGCTCGCTGCTCTGGTGGGCCTTCGAGCCGGACACCGACGTCACCACCGCGGTCGAGGACGGCCTTCGGCGCTTCGCTGCGGCTTTCGCCTCCCCGTCACCCGCCGCGCCGGCAGATCGCCTCAGCGGCGGCGGCGCGCCTCGCCCGGCGTCCCGCCGAAGGCGCGCTTGA
- a CDS encoding Cupin domain protein, whose product MKVIDHAKQPLDTWRDGVMTRMRVSATVGARQLCIFEQYCDPGLGAPVHLHAVEEVLEIIAGTAEITVHDATVTVGADQSVLIPAGARHSFRNVGRDILHVRATLAAPIFEASYADRNEIARRYVPDEA is encoded by the coding sequence ATGAAGGTCATCGATCACGCAAAACAGCCGCTCGACACGTGGCGTGACGGCGTGATGACGCGGATGCGCGTATCGGCGACCGTCGGGGCCCGCCAGCTCTGCATTTTCGAGCAATATTGCGACCCCGGCCTCGGTGCGCCGGTTCACCTCCATGCGGTCGAGGAAGTGCTCGAAATCATCGCCGGCACCGCCGAGATCACCGTGCACGACGCCACCGTCACAGTCGGCGCCGATCAGTCCGTGCTCATTCCTGCCGGCGCGCGCCACAGCTTCCGGAATGTCGGCCGGGACATCCTGCATGTCCGCGCCACCCTCGCCGCCCCGATCTTCGAGGCGAGCTATGCCGACCGCAACGAGATCGCACGCCGCTATGTGCCGGACGAGGCCTGA
- a CDS encoding Tautomerase enzyme codes for MPLARISLRRGKSPAHRKAILDGVYAALRETFDVPENDRFMTIDEYDKGNFSYDPYYLGIARSDDLVIIQLTVSNTRTLAQKKALYRAIVAQLTLDPGLRPQDVFINLVEVKPENWSFGDGLAQYVRDEA; via the coding sequence ATGCCGCTCGCGCGCATATCGCTTCGCCGGGGCAAGTCGCCCGCCCACCGCAAGGCCATTCTCGACGGCGTCTATGCCGCGCTCAGGGAGACCTTCGACGTGCCCGAAAACGATCGCTTCATGACGATCGACGAATATGACAAGGGCAATTTCAGCTACGACCCCTATTATCTCGGCATCGCCCGCAGCGACGATCTCGTCATCATCCAGCTGACGGTCAGCAATACCCGCACGCTCGCCCAGAAGAAGGCGCTCTACCGCGCCATCGTCGCGCAGCTGACGCTCGATCCGGGGCTGCGGCCGCAGGACGTCTTCATCAACCTCGTCGAGGTCAAGCCGGAGAACTGGTCGTTCGGCGACGGCCTTGCCCAATATGTGCGCGACGAGGCATGA
- the feaR_3 gene encoding Transcriptional activator FeaR, whose product MRGRIAQVRLREGLFLHWTDAIEMQDLAFQSVQSPGITAVLFLSGGADVVIGDRDVGFGTHDADRGSSDLKGVVYSQAHSDGFTRHTARGERVRKVVVTMQPEWLATGGLSEIPGYGAVDGFLKRSGEMIGWRPSAHLIRAVEQILNPVPYGPGLLPLYLESRAVEIAAESLEAITREHLPAERRGMGARDHQRLARIMDHIEAHIGEPLELTAIARDVGLSVNTLQRLFRAAHDTTVLNYVRARKLDRAHDALRRDGISVAEAAFIAGYSNAANFVTAFKRAFGGTPGEARRRR is encoded by the coding sequence ATGCGCGGCCGCATCGCGCAGGTCCGCCTGCGCGAGGGCCTGTTCCTGCACTGGACCGACGCGATCGAAATGCAGGACCTCGCCTTTCAGTCGGTCCAGTCGCCCGGCATCACCGCCGTGCTGTTCCTGAGCGGCGGCGCGGATGTCGTGATCGGCGACCGCGATGTCGGCTTCGGCACGCACGATGCGGACCGGGGCAGCTCGGACCTCAAGGGCGTGGTCTATTCGCAGGCGCATTCCGACGGCTTCACGCGGCATACGGCGCGTGGCGAGCGGGTGCGCAAGGTGGTCGTGACGATGCAGCCGGAATGGCTCGCGACCGGGGGCTTGAGCGAGATCCCGGGCTATGGGGCCGTCGACGGTTTCCTCAAGCGCTCGGGCGAGATGATCGGCTGGAGGCCGAGCGCGCATCTGATCCGCGCGGTCGAGCAGATCCTCAATCCGGTGCCCTACGGGCCCGGCCTCCTGCCGCTCTATCTGGAGAGCCGCGCCGTCGAGATCGCCGCCGAGAGCCTGGAGGCGATCACCCGCGAGCACCTGCCCGCCGAGCGGCGCGGCATGGGCGCGCGGGACCACCAGCGGCTCGCCCGGATCATGGACCATATCGAGGCGCATATCGGTGAGCCGCTCGAACTGACGGCGATCGCGCGCGATGTCGGGCTCAGCGTCAACACGCTGCAGCGCCTGTTCCGCGCCGCGCACGACACCACCGTTCTGAACTATGTCCGGGCGCGCAAGCTCGACCGAGCCCACGATGCACTCAGGCGTGACGGCATATCGGTGGCGGAAGCGGCCTTCATCGCCGGCTATTCCAACGCGGCGAATTTCGTCACCGCGTTCAAGCGCGCCTTCGGCGGGACGCCGGGCGAGGCGCGCCGCCGCCGCTGA
- the ppsC_5 gene encoding Phthiocerol synthesis polyketide synthase type I PpsC, with protein MMTSATMRAWRSTTPGLDNLALVTVPRPEFGAGEALVRVESAALNFSDLLMIDDRYQVRPPRPFTPGQELGGTVVAAGPDSGLAPGDRVASKVLWGGFAEYAAVRGDMAIRVPDGVATATATALPVVYTTAMVALTESTAVKPGETVLVLAAAGGVGLAAVEIARDLGARVIAAAGGDDKCALARRHGAHEAIDYRREGWSAEVKALTGGRGADIIVDPVGGEATREAMRILAWEGRLLIVGFASGDIPQIRANHLLLKRATAIGVYWNHDHDGAMLARVSGRLAGVLGSGAIRPHIGATFAFDALPDALKCLAGRSSAGKLVLNLVEETAP; from the coding sequence ATGATGACTTCGGCCACCATGCGCGCCTGGCGCTCGACGACGCCGGGACTTGACAATCTCGCGCTCGTCACGGTGCCGCGGCCCGAATTCGGAGCCGGCGAAGCGCTGGTCCGGGTCGAGAGTGCGGCGCTGAACTTTTCCGATCTGCTGATGATCGACGACCGCTATCAGGTGCGCCCGCCGCGGCCGTTCACGCCGGGCCAGGAGCTCGGCGGCACGGTGGTCGCGGCCGGACCCGACAGCGGTCTCGCGCCTGGCGACCGGGTCGCCAGCAAGGTCCTCTGGGGTGGCTTTGCCGAATATGCGGCAGTGCGCGGCGACATGGCGATCCGCGTGCCCGACGGGGTCGCCACCGCAACGGCCACCGCGCTGCCCGTCGTCTACACGACCGCCATGGTGGCCCTGACCGAAAGCACCGCCGTCAAGCCGGGCGAGACGGTGCTCGTGCTCGCCGCCGCCGGCGGTGTCGGCCTCGCCGCCGTCGAGATCGCCCGCGATCTGGGCGCGCGCGTCATCGCGGCGGCCGGCGGCGACGACAAATGTGCCCTCGCCCGCCGCCACGGCGCGCATGAGGCGATCGACTACCGCCGCGAGGGCTGGAGCGCCGAGGTCAAGGCGCTCACCGGCGGCCGCGGCGCCGACATCATCGTCGATCCGGTCGGCGGCGAGGCGACACGCGAGGCCATGCGGATACTGGCCTGGGAAGGTCGCCTCCTGATCGTCGGCTTCGCCTCGGGCGACATTCCGCAGATCCGCGCCAACCACCTGCTCCTGAAGCGGGCGACCGCCATCGGCGTCTACTGGAACCACGACCATGACGGCGCCATGCTGGCGCGCGTCTCCGGGCGCCTCGCCGGTGTCCTCGGCAGCGGCGCCATCCGTCCGCATATCGGGGCGACCTTCGCCTTCGACGCTCTGCCTGACGCGCTCAAGTGCCTTGCCGGCCGCAGCAGCGCGGGCAAGCTCGTCCTCAACCTCGTCGAGGAGACAGCGCCATGA
- the fhuA_4 gene encoding Ferrichrome-iron receptor precursor, producing the protein MASTSSLFLSVQARHRLHATLLAAASAAALNAGSARSEEVTTLPTITVEGQAERANGPVQGYVARQSASGTKTDTPLIETPQFISVVPRAQLEDQAVSTVSGALRYTPGVVPEVRPTSGRYDSIVLRGFGGGGTDANYVNFLDGLRVARGINYLVPTIEPYGLERIEVVRGPASVLYGQINPGGLVNLVSKRPTAEPYREINLQFGTQARKQIGFDLSGPADPEGRFLYRLTGLYRDADTQVHHTHEQRIYLAPSFTWRPTADTSLTVFGKYQYDPDGGFYGLLPALGTVTPSPVFGRIRTSFFAGEPSYERYSRHLASIGYAFEHRFNDVWSVRQNLRYVDAAQTFGTSSIASVVGSTFNRRSVYSQERLRSLAVDSQAEARFATGALSHTLLFGTDYQQGLSDTGYGVGTAPPINYLNPVYGQTIAMPRLDWTDQYQRQLGFYAQDQIKLDRWIFVVGGRFDTAQNTLTPRATGQRTVQSDTATTGRAAVLYRFDNGIAPYASIATSFEPTGGMTFAGEPFRPSTGRQYEVGVKYQPDGWRGLVQAAFFDLTRQNVLTPDPAHIGFNLQIGEVRVRGIELEARGEITENLQVIASYAYTDARITRTTNLASLGKRPVTVPEHTASLWAKYAVLDGALNGLSFGAGIRYASATAGDAANTLSVPAYAVVDAMLSYDFGRSRPELKGLSLQVNAHNLFDREFVSGCFAAMQCAYGLRRTVTAGLTYRW; encoded by the coding sequence ATGGCATCGACTTCCAGCCTCTTTCTTTCCGTCCAGGCCCGCCATCGCCTTCACGCCACCCTGCTGGCCGCCGCCAGCGCCGCCGCGCTGAACGCCGGCTCCGCCCGGTCAGAGGAGGTGACGACGCTACCGACGATCACGGTCGAAGGTCAGGCCGAGCGGGCGAATGGTCCGGTCCAGGGTTATGTCGCGCGCCAGAGCGCCAGCGGCACCAAGACCGATACGCCGCTCATTGAAACCCCGCAATTCATCAGCGTCGTGCCGCGCGCCCAGCTCGAAGACCAGGCCGTCTCGACCGTCTCGGGGGCGCTGCGCTATACGCCCGGCGTCGTGCCGGAGGTCCGCCCGACCTCGGGGCGCTACGACAGCATCGTGCTGCGCGGCTTCGGCGGCGGCGGGACCGACGCCAACTACGTCAATTTCCTCGACGGCCTGAGGGTCGCACGCGGCATCAACTACCTCGTGCCGACCATCGAGCCCTATGGCCTGGAGCGCATCGAGGTGGTGCGCGGTCCGGCTTCGGTGCTCTACGGCCAGATCAATCCGGGCGGCCTCGTCAATCTCGTCAGCAAGCGCCCGACCGCCGAGCCCTACCGCGAGATCAACCTGCAGTTCGGCACGCAGGCGCGCAAGCAGATCGGCTTCGACCTGTCGGGTCCGGCCGATCCCGAAGGCCGCTTCCTCTATCGCCTGACCGGCCTCTACCGCGATGCCGACACGCAGGTCCACCACACCCACGAGCAGCGCATCTATCTCGCGCCCTCCTTCACCTGGCGGCCGACCGCCGACACCTCGCTGACCGTGTTCGGCAAATATCAGTACGATCCCGACGGCGGCTTCTACGGCCTGCTGCCGGCGCTCGGCACGGTGACCCCGAGCCCGGTCTTCGGCCGCATCCGCACCTCGTTCTTCGCCGGCGAACCGAGCTACGAGCGCTACAGCCGGCATCTCGCCTCGATCGGCTACGCCTTCGAGCACCGGTTCAACGACGTCTGGTCGGTGCGCCAGAACCTGCGCTATGTCGATGCCGCGCAGACCTTCGGCACCTCCTCGATCGCCTCCGTCGTCGGCAGCACCTTCAACCGTCGCTCGGTCTATTCCCAGGAGCGCCTGCGCTCGCTTGCCGTCGACAGCCAGGCCGAGGCGCGCTTTGCGACCGGCGCCCTCAGCCACACCCTGCTGTTCGGTACCGACTACCAGCAGGGCCTCTCCGACACCGGCTATGGCGTCGGCACGGCGCCGCCGATCAACTACCTCAACCCCGTCTATGGCCAGACGATCGCCATGCCGCGCCTCGACTGGACCGATCAGTACCAGCGCCAGCTCGGCTTCTACGCCCAGGACCAGATCAAGCTCGACCGCTGGATCTTCGTCGTCGGCGGCCGCTTCGACACCGCGCAGAACACCCTGACGCCGCGCGCGACCGGCCAACGCACGGTCCAGTCCGACACCGCCACCACCGGCCGCGCCGCGGTGCTCTACCGTTTCGACAACGGCATCGCGCCCTATGCCAGCATCGCGACCTCGTTCGAACCGACCGGCGGCATGACCTTCGCCGGCGAACCCTTCCGCCCCTCGACCGGGCGCCAGTACGAGGTCGGCGTCAAATATCAGCCGGACGGCTGGCGCGGCCTCGTCCAGGCCGCCTTCTTCGATCTGACCCGCCAGAACGTGCTGACGCCGGACCCGGCCCATATCGGCTTCAACCTGCAGATCGGCGAAGTCCGCGTGCGCGGCATCGAGCTCGAGGCGCGCGGCGAGATCACCGAAAACCTCCAGGTGATCGCCTCCTATGCCTATACCGATGCCCGCATCACCCGCACGACGAACCTGGCGAGCCTCGGCAAGCGTCCGGTCACCGTGCCCGAGCACACCGCCTCGCTCTGGGCCAAATATGCCGTGCTCGACGGCGCGCTGAACGGGCTCAGCTTCGGCGCGGGCATCCGTTACGCGAGCGCGACCGCAGGCGACGCCGCCAATACGCTCTCCGTGCCGGCCTATGCCGTGGTCGACGCCATGCTGTCCTACGATTTCGGCCGCAGCCGGCCCGAGCTGAAGGGCCTGTCGCTGCAGGTCAACGCCCACAACCTGTTCGACCGCGAATTCGTCTCCGGCTGCTTCGCCGCGATGCAATGCGCCTATGGCCTGAGGCGGACGGTCACCGCCGGCCTGACCTATCGCTGGTGA
- the frc_10 gene encoding Formyl-coenzyme A transferase, translating to MIPSLPKGLLAGQRVLDLTRVMSGPFCTAMLADLGAEVIKVEMPGFGDEGRHFAPHVNGESTYFALLNRGKRSITINMKSPDGIALVRDLARQADILVENFRPGVMERLGLGHEVLQADNPKLIYASISGFGQEGPLADLPAFDLVIQAMSGLMSVTGEAGGRATAVGESVADITTGMFAAWGIAAALYDRERTGVGRRLEVAMLDSVFSMLLTNLSRRLFTDQPTRRVGNRHPETYPVDSFATKTGDIVLVGFSEAIVKRIFEAIGQPELSADPRFKTNRDRNVHEAELRAILAGWAAGLTQDEALERLRAADVPAAPVWTLDDVLASDHVGARGLLVPGTNAKLGDIQFAPQPVRFAGAPAPGPMRAPTLGEDTEQVLRDELGLDDTRIAGLKAAKII from the coding sequence ATGATCCCGTCCCTGCCGAAGGGGCTGCTTGCCGGCCAGCGCGTGCTCGACCTCACCCGCGTCATGTCCGGTCCGTTCTGCACCGCCATGCTCGCCGATCTCGGCGCCGAGGTGATCAAGGTCGAAATGCCCGGCTTCGGCGACGAGGGCCGGCATTTCGCACCGCATGTCAATGGCGAGAGCACCTATTTCGCCCTGCTCAACCGCGGTAAGCGCAGCATCACCATCAACATGAAGTCGCCTGACGGCATCGCCCTCGTCCGCGACCTCGCGCGCCAGGCCGACATTCTCGTCGAGAATTTCCGCCCCGGCGTGATGGAACGCCTCGGCCTCGGCCACGAGGTGCTGCAGGCGGACAATCCGAAGCTGATCTATGCCTCGATCTCCGGCTTCGGCCAGGAGGGTCCGCTCGCCGACCTGCCGGCCTTCGACCTGGTGATCCAGGCGATGAGCGGCCTGATGAGCGTGACCGGCGAGGCCGGCGGCCGGGCGACCGCGGTCGGCGAAAGCGTCGCCGACATCACCACTGGCATGTTCGCCGCCTGGGGCATCGCCGCCGCGCTCTATGACCGCGAGCGCACCGGGGTCGGCCGGCGCCTGGAAGTGGCCATGCTCGATTCGGTCTTCTCCATGCTGCTGACCAATCTGTCGCGGCGCCTGTTCACCGATCAGCCGACACGGCGCGTCGGCAACCGGCACCCGGAGACCTATCCCGTCGACAGCTTTGCGACGAAGACCGGCGACATCGTGCTCGTCGGCTTTTCCGAAGCGATCGTGAAGCGCATCTTCGAAGCGATCGGCCAGCCCGAACTCAGCGCCGATCCGCGCTTCAAGACCAATCGCGACCGCAACGTCCATGAAGCCGAACTGCGCGCCATCCTCGCCGGCTGGGCCGCCGGCCTCACCCAGGACGAGGCGCTCGAGCGGCTGCGCGCCGCCGACGTGCCAGCGGCTCCGGTCTGGACCCTGGACGACGTGCTCGCCAGCGATCATGTCGGCGCGCGCGGCCTCCTGGTGCCCGGCACCAATGCCAAGCTCGGCGACATCCAGTTCGCGCCGCAGCCGGTCCGCTTCGCCGGCGCGCCGGCACCTGGCCCGATGCGCGCGCCAACCCTCGGCGAGGACACCGAACAGGTTCTGCGCGACGAACTCGGCCTCGACGACACCCGAATTGCCGGCCTCAAGGCGGCAAAGATCATCTGA
- the hutU_2 gene encoding Urocanate hydratase, giving the protein MLRQNDRIIRAPRGPELVTGSWQTEGPLRLLMNNLDPDVAERPGDLVVYGGIGRAARSWDAFDRIVHVLKRLDQNQTLLVQSGKPVGVFPTHAGAPRVIIANGNLVPKWSTWEHFNALDRKGLMMYGQMTAGSWIYIGSQGIVQGTFETFSEIGRRHFGGSLAGRWFLTAGLGGMGGAQPLAATMAGASIIVVECQPSRIEFRKRTGYLDRSAASLDEALAMIDEAKRTGKPVSVGLLGNAAEVFKQVLDRGLLPDVVTDQTSAHDPAHGYLPLGWTLEQWTERQERDPEGTAEAAKEAMAEQVRAILAFKAKGAITIDYGNNIRAMAKEKGVANAFDYPGFVEAYVRPLFCVGKGPFRWVALSGDPEDIYKTDAKVLELIPDDPFLHQWLMKARSHIKFQGLPSRICWLGLGDRHRVGLAFNDMVARGELKAPVVIGRDHMDSGSVASPMRETEGMLDGSDAVSDWPILNALLNSACGATWVSFHHGGGVGMGYSQHSGIALIADGTPEAREKIGRILWNDPATGVMRHADAGYDEAIACAVRHGLDMPSLAATRAA; this is encoded by the coding sequence ATGCTGCGCCAGAACGATCGCATCATCCGCGCCCCGCGCGGCCCCGAACTGGTCACCGGAAGCTGGCAGACCGAAGGTCCGCTGCGCCTCCTCATGAACAATCTCGATCCCGACGTGGCGGAACGCCCCGGCGACCTCGTGGTCTATGGCGGCATCGGCCGGGCCGCCCGCAGCTGGGACGCCTTCGACCGCATCGTCCACGTGCTGAAGCGGCTCGATCAGAACCAGACGCTGCTTGTCCAGTCGGGCAAGCCGGTCGGCGTCTTCCCGACCCATGCCGGCGCGCCGCGGGTGATCATCGCCAACGGCAATCTGGTGCCGAAATGGTCGACCTGGGAACATTTCAACGCGCTCGATCGCAAGGGCCTGATGATGTACGGCCAGATGACCGCAGGGTCCTGGATCTATATCGGCAGCCAGGGCATCGTGCAGGGCACGTTCGAGACCTTTTCGGAAATCGGCCGCCGGCATTTCGGCGGCAGCCTCGCCGGCCGCTGGTTCCTGACCGCCGGCCTCGGCGGCATGGGCGGTGCCCAGCCGCTCGCCGCCACCATGGCGGGAGCTTCGATCATCGTGGTCGAGTGCCAGCCGAGCCGCATCGAGTTCCGCAAGCGCACCGGCTATCTCGACCGTTCGGCGGCGAGCCTCGACGAGGCGCTGGCGATGATCGACGAGGCGAAAAGGACCGGCAAGCCGGTCTCGGTCGGCCTCCTCGGCAACGCGGCCGAGGTCTTCAAGCAGGTGCTCGACCGCGGCCTCTTGCCCGACGTCGTCACCGACCAGACCTCGGCCCATGATCCCGCCCACGGCTACCTGCCGCTCGGCTGGACGCTGGAACAATGGACCGAGCGCCAGGAGCGCGACCCGGAAGGCACCGCTGAGGCGGCAAAGGAAGCGATGGCCGAGCAGGTGCGCGCCATCCTCGCCTTCAAGGCCAAGGGCGCGATCACCATCGACTACGGCAACAATATCCGCGCCATGGCGAAGGAGAAGGGCGTCGCCAATGCCTTCGACTATCCAGGCTTCGTCGAGGCCTATGTCCGGCCGCTGTTCTGCGTCGGCAAGGGGCCGTTCCGCTGGGTGGCGCTCTCGGGCGATCCGGAAGACATCTACAAGACCGACGCGAAGGTGCTGGAGCTGATCCCCGACGATCCCTTCCTGCACCAGTGGCTGATGAAGGCCCGTTCGCACATCAAGTTCCAGGGCCTGCCCTCGCGCATCTGCTGGCTCGGCCTCGGCGACCGCCACCGCGTCGGCCTCGCCTTCAACGACATGGTGGCGCGCGGCGAATTGAAGGCGCCCGTCGTCATCGGCCGCGACCACATGGATTCGGGTTCCGTGGCCTCGCCCATGCGCGAGACCGAAGGCATGCTCGACGGCTCGGACGCGGTCTCCGACTGGCCGATCCTCAACGCCCTGCTGAATTCCGCCTGCGGCGCCACCTGGGTCTCGTTCCACCACGGCGGCGGCGTCGGCATGGGCTACTCCCAGCATTCGGGCATCGCGCTGATCGCCGACGGCACGCCGGAGGCGCGCGAAAAGATCGGCCGCATCCTCTGGAACGACCCTGCGACCGGCGTCATGCGCCATGCCGATGCCGGCTATGACGAGGCGATCGCCTGCGCCGTCAGGCATGGCCTCGACATGCCGAGCCTCGCGGCGACACGGGCGGCGTGA
- the oxyR_6 gene encoding Hydrogen peroxide-inducible genes activator — translation MKALDVEAVQAFVLTAELKSFTRAAEALAMTQSAVSLKIKRLEDGLGRRLLERTPRQVRLSADGDLFLKPARDLVAAHEGAMASFAGERRRLVVGLSHHVVGAELPVLLKRMSAAEPGLILELRINTSRELLDDLDSGQIDAAVVLDSDSRRLDGEPLVDEVFGWMAMPDFEQRPGEPLRLATQADNCSVRGMAVGALDGAGIAWTEVFVGGGILTIGAAVAAGLAIAALGRRVAPAGAVDRGPELGLPPLPTRSVVLHTSLTDARARRALRNLSAAVRASAG, via the coding sequence ATGAAAGCCCTCGATGTCGAGGCCGTGCAGGCCTTCGTGCTGACCGCCGAACTGAAGAGCTTCACGCGCGCGGCCGAGGCCCTGGCGATGACGCAGTCCGCCGTCAGCCTGAAGATCAAGCGCCTGGAAGACGGGCTCGGCCGCCGGCTCCTGGAGCGCACGCCCCGCCAGGTGCGCCTTTCCGCCGATGGCGACCTGTTCCTGAAGCCTGCCCGCGACCTCGTCGCCGCGCACGAGGGCGCGATGGCATCGTTCGCGGGTGAGCGGCGCCGCCTCGTCGTCGGCCTCAGCCACCATGTCGTCGGTGCCGAACTTCCCGTGCTGCTCAAGCGCATGAGCGCGGCCGAACCCGGCCTCATCCTGGAACTGCGCATCAACACCTCGCGCGAACTGCTCGACGACCTCGACAGCGGTCAGATCGACGCGGCGGTCGTGCTCGACAGCGACAGCCGGCGGCTCGACGGGGAACCCCTTGTCGACGAGGTCTTCGGCTGGATGGCGATGCCCGACTTTGAACAGCGCCCGGGCGAACCGCTCCGGCTCGCGACCCAGGCCGACAATTGCAGCGTGCGCGGCATGGCGGTCGGGGCGCTCGATGGCGCCGGCATTGCCTGGACCGAGGTTTTTGTCGGCGGCGGCATCCTGACGATCGGCGCCGCTGTCGCGGCCGGCCTCGCCATTGCCGCGCTCGGCCGCCGCGTCGCGCCGGCAGGCGCGGTCGACAGGGGGCCGGAGCTCGGCTTGCCGCCCCTGCCGACGCGTTCGGTGGTGCTGCATACGAGCCTGACCGATGCCCGGGCCCGGCGCGCCCTGCGCAACCTTTCCGCCGCGGTCCGGGCCAGCGCCGGATGA